A window of Deinococcus arcticus contains these coding sequences:
- a CDS encoding hotdog fold thioesterase, with protein sequence MSYADHLGMTVQEALPELTRVTVTVGDAALNRRGSAHNGVIFGLADEALFIISNLGAQGVAIDTHMSFVRQARAGDVLVALATPERVGRTLGIYRVEVRREADWELMALFQGTVSRKEKPAEPADRAP encoded by the coding sequence ATGAGCTACGCCGATCACCTGGGCATGACCGTGCAGGAGGCTTTACCTGAACTGACCCGCGTGACCGTGACGGTAGGGGACGCGGCGCTGAACCGGCGCGGCAGCGCCCACAACGGCGTGATCTTTGGCCTGGCCGACGAGGCCCTGTTCATCATCAGCAACCTGGGCGCGCAGGGGGTGGCCATTGATACCCACATGAGCTTTGTGCGCCAGGCCCGCGCCGGCGACGTGCTCGTGGCCCTGGCCACCCCGGAGCGCGTGGGCCGCACCCTGGGCATCTACCGCGTGGAGGTGCGCCGCGAGGCCGACTGGGAACTGATGGCCCTGTTCCAGGGCACGGTGAGCCGCAAAGAAAAACCAGCAGAGCCGGCCGACCGGGCACCATAA